The following proteins come from a genomic window of Chloroflexota bacterium:
- a CDS encoding MarC family protein has protein sequence MPFVELTADLDKATQVAVANKSVRTAIVWGLVLVLLGWFLMALLHFSTGSVLVAGGIVLLLLSLHMISQQR, from the coding sequence ATGCCATTTGTAGAATTAACGGCCGATCTCGACAAGGCGACTCAGGTAGCCGTGGCCAACAAGTCGGTGCGCACGGCTATCGTCTGGGGCTTGGTCCTGGTCTTGCTGGGCTGGTTTCTCATGGCTTTGCTGCACTTTTCGACGGGTTCGGTTCTTGTCGCCGGCGGCATCGTGCTGCTGCTGTTGTCGCTGCATATGATTAGTCAGCAGCGGTAA
- a CDS encoding YqhA family protein, with amino-acid sequence MRRVFNWSRFLIFLAVVALLLATLAVFIFGLISTVLIVIEAFRHGQFNAEGARRLSVELIEMIDLFLLGTILFITAIGLQELFVDPGLKDVIPEWMSVNSLEQLKFNLLAVIVVMLAVLFLGVAASFELTEGVSILDYGAAVALVITAAGIAIYLFAKVDHMREEHEDAVEEPEEHRLPAGSEE; translated from the coding sequence ATGCGCAGGGTATTCAATTGGTCACGATTCCTAATTTTCCTGGCTGTGGTTGCGTTGCTTCTGGCAACCCTGGCGGTTTTTATCTTTGGCTTGATCAGCACGGTGCTCATTGTCATCGAGGCATTCCGGCATGGACAGTTCAATGCAGAGGGGGCGCGCCGTCTCTCCGTTGAACTGATCGAAATGATCGATCTCTTCTTGCTCGGCACGATCCTCTTCATCACGGCCATCGGCCTGCAAGAACTATTTGTTGACCCGGGCTTGAAAGATGTCATCCCGGAATGGATGTCTGTCAACAGCCTCGAACAGCTGAAATTCAACCTCCTGGCGGTTATTGTGGTCATGCTGGCCGTGCTCTTCCTGGGCGTCGCCGCCAGCTTTGAATTGACCGAGGGCGTGAGCATCCTCGACTACGGCGCGGCTGTTGCCCTGGTAATCACTGCCGCGGGTATCGCCATATATCTGTTCGCCAAAGTGGACCATATGCGCGAGGAGCATGAAGATGCGGTTGAGGAACCTGAAGAACACCGCTTGCCGGCGGGAAGTGAGGAGTAG